CTCGTCCGGCTGCTGCCGCAGCGGCCCGACCCGGCGCGACAGGCAGCCGTCCGCCTCGCCGCCGCCCTCTGCCCGGGCGGCGCCATCACCGTACGGGATGCGTGAACACCCGTACGGGGAACGAGCGATGACGC
The Kitasatospora paranensis genome window above contains:
- a CDS encoding ferredoxin, with translation MQVTVDQDRCCGSGQCVLTAPEVFDQGEDDGLVRLLPQRPDPARQAAVRLAAALCPGGAITVRDA